A genome region from Paracoccus stylophorae includes the following:
- the era gene encoding GTPase Era gives MTETNTRAGFVALIGEPNAGKSTLLNRMVGAKVSIVTHKVQTTRARIRGIAIAGATQIVFVDTPGIFRPRRRLDRSMVAAAWGGAADADIVLLLIEAHRGLTDGAQAIIDQLAALDRRRPVALVINKIDRVKADVLLALSKRLNDAYPFERTFMISAEKGHGCDDLRDWLAETLPAGPWLYPEDQIADLPMRMIAAEITREKLTLRLHEEIPYQLTVETEAWEERKDGSARVDQIIYVARPGHKGIVLGKGGETVKAVGQAARADLEQFMGRRVHLFLQVKVRENWQDEAERYGEIGLDFRDGD, from the coding sequence ATGACCGAGACGAACACCCGCGCCGGCTTTGTCGCCCTGATCGGAGAGCCGAACGCCGGCAAATCGACGCTGCTGAACCGCATGGTCGGGGCCAAGGTCAGCATCGTGACCCACAAGGTCCAGACCACCCGCGCGCGCATCCGCGGCATTGCCATCGCCGGCGCGACCCAGATCGTGTTCGTGGACACGCCCGGCATCTTCCGCCCGCGCCGGCGGCTGGACCGGTCGATGGTCGCGGCCGCCTGGGGCGGGGCGGCGGATGCCGATATCGTCCTGCTGCTGATCGAGGCGCATCGCGGCCTGACCGACGGCGCGCAGGCGATCATCGACCAGCTGGCCGCGCTGGACCGGCGCCGGCCCGTCGCGCTGGTCATCAACAAGATCGACCGGGTCAAGGCCGATGTCCTGCTGGCGCTGTCGAAAAGGCTGAACGACGCCTATCCGTTCGAACGGACCTTCATGATCTCGGCCGAGAAGGGGCATGGCTGCGACGATCTGCGCGACTGGCTGGCCGAAACCCTGCCCGCCGGCCCGTGGCTTTACCCCGAGGACCAGATCGCGGATCTGCCGATGCGGATGATCGCGGCGGAAATCACCCGCGAGAAACTGACCCTGCGCCTGCACGAGGAAATCCCCTATCAGCTGACGGTCGAAACCGAGGCGTGGGAAGAACGCAAGGATGGCAGCGCGCGGGTCGATCAGATCATCTATGTCGCCCGGCCCGGCCACAAGGGCATCGTTCTGGGCAAGGGCGGCGAGACGGTCAAGGCGGTCGGGCAGGCCGCGCGCGCCGATCTGGAACAGTTCATGGGCCGCCGCGTGCATCTGTTCCTGCAGGTCAAGGTGCGCGAGAACTGGCAGGACGAGGCCGAACGCTATGGCGAGATCGGGCTCGATTTCCGCGATGGCGACTAG